TGGGTGCGGGCGGCGGAGTTGAACGAATACGCCTTTCCGGCCGCCGACGCGCGGTTGCTGGAGACACTGCAGCAAGACAGCGGGCTTTGGGATGGGAAGTGAGTCTGGGGATTGGGTTTATTCCACCAATAGAACGCGGTAGAAGCGTTGAGGAGCACCGCTCAGGGTGGAATCAACCTGGAAAGCCGTGGTGTTGGTCGCGATGACGTCCGCGCCGAGGGCTTGCCAGGCGGAAGCCGGCAAGTTGGTTGCGTATTGGACGCGGTATTTGAGGCCCGCGCTGGCCGTCCAGGTTAAGGTCAGTGTGTGGCCGGCGGAGTCCAGTTGCGCCGGCAGCAGCGCTGGCGAGTCCAGGACGCCGAAGAATCGCAGCACGTCGGACATGCAGGCGTCGCGGGCAACCGAGTTGGTGATGGTCTCGAAGGGGAATCCGAAATTGACGACCTTGCCTCCGCCGAGGGAGCCGTCGTATTGCACGGCGGCCACGCCGCCCAGGCCGCCGGAGTAGGTGATGGCAGGACGGCTGCCATTGGTGGGGACCATGACGTCCGGGTAATTCACGTTGTAGGTGCCGCGGGTGCCGTTGTCGAAACCGCCGGCGGAATTGCCGGCGAAGATGCCGCCCGCGGCGGGGGAGAAGGCGTAGGTGTTGGCGTCATCGCTGCTATAGACCGCACGCAGTTGATCGTGGTAGAAGCTCCGATCGGCAGCCGCCGGACCGCTGCTGCGATCGAGGTCGTAGCCGCATTCAGAGCCGGACACAAAGAGGTTTCCTCCCGCGTTCAGGTAGGCCGTGACGAGCGACTGTTCGATCGTGTCGAATGACCGGTCAGCGGCGCCTTCCTCGCCCAGGAGCCAGACCACGGCCGGGTAACCGGCAAGTTGGACCGTGCCATTAATGACGGCGTCGTGGTGGGCGGTTTCAAAGCCGGGCCCGCTGATGTTCTGGCCGGCGATGGCGGCAAAAGCGTGATTGGTGCAGGTGGGGTTTTCCGCGGTCAGGAATTGCCACCGGTCGTTGCCGTCCACGATCAACACCCTCGGCGAGCCGCCGGTCTGGGCGCCGTAGGTGCGGGATGCCTTGCTCTCGCCGCCGGGGCTGACCACGCTGACTTTATAGTATCGTTTGGTTGCAGGCGTGAGGCCGGAGTCGGTGTAGGTGTGGACATTGGCGGCGACGTTTATGGGCGGGCCGAAAGTCACGCCGTTCGGGCTCGCATAGATGCGGTAGCCGGTGCGAACGAAGTCTTCGTCGGACCACGTCAGCTTCAGCGATGTGCCGTCGGGTTGGCTGCTGACCCGGGTCAGCGCGGGGCTGACGGGCACCCCGCGCGCGCCGAGCAGGACGACGCAATTGTCTATCGCGTTGCGGGTGGCGGATTGGTCAATGTCGGCCTTGTTGGCGATAAAGGAAAACAGGTAGCGGCGATTATCGTTTTCGTTGTCAATGTAACCGCTAAGGGCGATGGAGATGCTGAGGGAGCCGGTCTTGGCATGAACCTGGCCCGAGCCGTCGGTGCCGCAAAAGCGGCTGCCGATCGTGCCGTCCACGCAGCCGATGGGCAAGGTGTCGTCCCAGGTCGGGAATGCCGCCAGCATGTAGCGCGTGAGGAGGAGGCATTGCCGGGCGCTGAAGCGGTTGCCGTGGGAGAGGCCGGAGCCGTCATTCATGACCATGGCGTTGGTGCTGATGCCGGCGTTGCCATGGATCCAGCGCAGCACTTGTGCGGCGCCCGCCGAGTAGGAGTCGCCGGCGCCCAGTTTCCAGCCCAGATGCCGGCAGAGCGCGTCGGCCATCGCGTTATGGCTGACTTTCATTAAAGGGATGCACGCTACGTCGAGCCGGAGTGGCTTGCCGCCGTAGGTCAGGTCGGAAGACTCATGGGTGTAGAACAGCGTGCCGGGTGGCGCAAAGCCGGTCTGACCCAGCGCGCTGCCTGATACCGCAATGCCCTGAGCTTGCAGGGCGGCCAGGAAGGCCGTGGCGGCCGTGGCGTTCTTGGCTTGCGTGGTCGTGGCGCCGATGTTGCCCGTGGACCCGAAGCCGTAAGTGCACATGCCATAGCACTGCACATTGCCGCTGACGTTGGTAAGCCCGAGCGCCTTAAGCTGGGTGGCGATACGGTCCAGGCCGGCGCGAGCACTGGAGAACACGGTCGTGTTCCAGGTCAGGTCGTGCTCGGACACCAGGTTCAGGTTGCCGGTGAGGATGCCGTTGGTCAGCGTGCCGTCCCAATAAACCCGCGTTTGGAAGGAGTAATTGGTGCCGAGCAATCCGAAGGCGGCTGCCGTCGTAAACATCTTCGTATTGGAAGCCGGCGCCAGGCCGGTGTACGGGTTGCGTTGGTAGTAGATGACCGAGCCGTCGGAGTTTTCGACCAGCACCGTCCAGGTGTTTGTCGCCACGGCCGGGCGGGCAAGAATGGCGTCAATTTGGTCGGGGATAGTCTGCGCCCAGCCGGCGGCGGGAAGGAAGGTCAGGGCCGCCAGGACGAACTGCGCATGGAAACGACTCATGCTAAGGAGGCAGCATACCACGGGTTCGCATGAAAACAACCGGGAAATGGGGCTGCGTTGGCAAGAGCCTCAGTCCTGGGTGGGGCCACCTCGGCGAGGAGGCCAAACGGTGGCGCTTTTGGCGAAAGCCTGGTTCTTTCGACTGGGAAGAATGCGCCGACTGACGTCGGCGGCTACATAGGATGGGCTTGCCGAGCAGGCGCTGAGGCGGGTGTGGGCCGAGTGGGATTGCAGAGCCTCCAGATGAAACAGAAAGGGGCGTGCCAGGCACGCCCCTGTCAGGTTGTTGGTGATTCTGTTTAGCGACGGCGACGCAGCAAGAACGCCAGGCCACCGAGAGTCAACAGGCTCAATGTCGTCGGTTCCGGAATTATCGAGAAAATGCCAGCCGAGTCATATTCCGTGACCCAATGGCCACCCGGCGTCCAGAACTGGACTTGCTCGATCGTGCTGTCCAGTACGACCAGGTTGCCGGCGGCGTCAAAGGCCAGCTCACGCCCACGGGCGCCCGCATCGAACTCTTCTATAAAGGCACCGGTCTCCATGTCAAAGATGCGCACATACCCATTGTCATAGGCCGAATACGCCACAAGTCCCGCATTTTCATCAATGTCTATGCCACGCGGGCTGCCGGCGTAGGCGGCGGACGCAGACCAGATCTTATCGTCATCAAGGGTAAGCGTCCCCTCGCCGTCGAACTTGATGATCGGCGGGGCTTGGTTA
This genomic window from Candidatus Paceibacterota bacterium contains:
- a CDS encoding D-alanyl-D-alanine carboxypeptidase, with the translated sequence MSRFHAQFVLAALTFLPAAGWAQTIPDQIDAILARPAVATNTWTVLVENSDGSVIYYQRNPYTGLAPASNTKMFTTAAAFGLLGTNYSFQTRVYWDGTLTNGILTGNLNLVSEHDLTWNTTVFSSARAGLDRIATQLKALGLTNVSGNVQCYGMCTYGFGSTGNIGATTTQAKNATAATAFLAALQAQGIAVSGSALGQTGFAPPGTLFYTHESSDLTYGGKPLRLDVACIPLMKVSHNAMADALCRHLGWKLGAGDSYSAGAAQVLRWIHGNAGISTNAMVMNDGSGLSHGNRFSARQCLLLTRYMLAAFPTWDDTLPIGCVDGTIGSRFCGTDGSGQVHAKTGSLSISIALSGYIDNENDNRRYLFSFIANKADIDQSATRNAIDNCVVLLGARGVPVSPALTRVSSQPDGTSLKLTWSDEDFVRTGYRIYASPNGVTFGPPINVAANVHTYTDSGLTPATKRYYKVSVVSPGGESKASRTYGAQTGGSPRVLIVDGNDRWQFLTAENPTCTNHAFAAIAGQNISGPGFETAHHDAVINGTVQLAGYPAVVWLLGEEGAADRSFDTIEQSLVTAYLNAGGNLFVSGSECGYDLDRSSGPAAADRSFYHDQLRAVYSSDDANTYAFSPAAGGIFAGNSAGGFDNGTRGTYNVNYPDVMVPTNGSRPAITYSGGLGGVAAVQYDGSLGGGKVVNFGFPFETITNSVARDACMSDVLRFFGVLDSPALLPAQLDSAGHTLTLTWTASAGLKYRVQYATNLPASAWQALGADVIATNTTAFQVDSTLSGAPQRFYRVLLVE